Proteins from one Pelosinus sp. IPA-1 genomic window:
- a CDS encoding MFS transporter, whose amino-acid sequence MSQNIADIETKAIAGKPTKFRWVVAGLIFLVYTVAAADRANMGMALPFIRSEFQMSNTEAGALVSLFLLAYAIAQIPSGFAFSKFGVQKIFSLAMIMTSIFTGLIGTSSSPLMMKIYRFGLGLAEGPLPIGITSTINNWFPPREKGFTTGLFLSAAKFGPVLVPPLCALIIQMSSWHYIFYLFALPGIFLSIIWYILVKNHPSESPYCSPAELKYIESEQSDRKTVVQKRPYTLKWLDQLIRARKADPLDTNSGIFRSWDIWGSTLGYFFMMGITNVLLAWIPTYLVTVKHFTIMKMGFVASAPWVGAVVGNMLGGWFSDKVINKRRKPLMMMSSLSTAFMMYALISAPNDPVFLGTLLFMTGILMNFGFSAYMVYPMGLTTKKTFPIAGSVINTGGQLGGACAPLITGMILDAYSWDAVFMFLAASSFMSLLIISTITEPVEDPLNT is encoded by the coding sequence ATGTCTCAAAACATAGCAGATATAGAAACAAAAGCCATAGCAGGAAAACCTACTAAGTTTCGATGGGTTGTTGCAGGACTTATTTTTTTGGTATATACAGTGGCTGCCGCTGATCGTGCGAATATGGGAATGGCCTTGCCGTTTATCAGGAGTGAATTCCAGATGAGCAACACAGAGGCAGGAGCTCTTGTCAGTCTGTTTTTGTTAGCGTATGCGATTGCCCAGATACCTTCTGGGTTTGCATTTAGTAAGTTTGGGGTACAAAAAATATTTTCATTAGCAATGATTATGACGTCTATTTTCACAGGGCTCATAGGAACTTCGAGTTCACCTCTCATGATGAAAATATATCGCTTCGGACTGGGATTAGCAGAAGGACCGCTACCGATTGGGATTACATCTACGATCAATAATTGGTTTCCGCCAAGAGAAAAAGGATTTACAACAGGTCTTTTCCTTTCCGCAGCTAAGTTTGGCCCAGTATTGGTTCCACCGCTATGTGCTCTAATCATCCAAATGTCCAGTTGGCATTATATTTTTTACTTATTTGCTTTGCCAGGTATATTCCTCTCTATCATTTGGTACATTTTAGTGAAGAATCATCCGTCGGAAAGTCCATACTGTTCTCCTGCCGAATTGAAGTATATTGAGTCTGAACAGAGTGATCGAAAAACTGTGGTACAAAAGAGACCATACACGCTTAAATGGTTAGATCAATTGATTCGGGCAAGAAAAGCGGATCCTTTAGACACCAACTCCGGGATATTCCGCTCTTGGGATATATGGGGAAGTACCCTTGGTTACTTCTTTATGATGGGTATTACTAATGTGTTATTGGCCTGGATTCCCACTTATTTAGTAACTGTTAAACACTTCACGATTATGAAAATGGGTTTTGTTGCCTCGGCTCCCTGGGTAGGAGCGGTAGTGGGGAATATGCTGGGTGGGTGGTTTTCAGACAAGGTGATAAATAAACGTCGCAAACCCCTCATGATGATGAGCTCATTGTCCACAGCTTTTATGATGTATGCATTAATAAGTGCGCCTAACGATCCAGTTTTTCTTGGCACGCTTTTGTTCATGACGGGTATCCTAATGAATTTCGGCTTTTCAGCCTATATGGTATATCCTATGGGTCTGACGACTAAAAAAACATTTCCGATTGCTGGTTCTGTAATTAATACTGGCGGGCAACTTGGCGGCGCCTGTGCTCCGCTAATTACAGGGATGATTCTCGATGCATACAGTTGGGATGCGGTATTCATGTTTTTAGCCGCTAGTTCTTTTATGAGCCTATTGATTATTTCGACAATAACTGAACCCGTCGAAGATCCTTTAAACACGTAA
- a CDS encoding biotin transporter BioY, producing the protein MKLTLREMILISIFAALTAVGAFIKIPTPLVPFTLQFLFCAYSGIFLGGSKGLYSQLLYVSIGLMGIPIFASGGGPTYILQPTFGYLLGFMTCSYTVGRLVQNFTTISFMKIFSSVLLGLLLVYLCGVGYLYLIVNFYLHKQMTLQAAIGAGFLPYITSDLILSVIISLTAVRIIPILKKSGYYISAH; encoded by the coding sequence ATGAAACTGACACTTAGGGAAATGATCTTAATTTCAATTTTTGCCGCATTAACTGCAGTAGGAGCATTTATAAAAATTCCTACGCCCCTTGTACCTTTTACACTGCAATTCTTATTTTGTGCCTATTCAGGGATTTTTTTAGGTGGAAGCAAGGGTCTTTATTCACAATTACTATATGTAAGTATCGGGTTAATGGGCATTCCGATCTTTGCTAGTGGTGGTGGTCCAACCTATATATTACAACCAACCTTTGGTTATCTTTTAGGTTTCATGACCTGCTCCTATACAGTAGGCCGATTGGTTCAAAATTTTACTACAATAAGTTTCATGAAAATATTTAGCTCAGTACTCCTCGGATTACTTCTTGTTTATTTATGTGGTGTAGGTTATTTATATCTCATCGTAAATTTCTACTTACATAAACAGATGACACTACAGGCAGCCATCGGCGCTGGCTTCCTCCCCTACATAACTTCTGATTTAATTTTAAGTGTGATAATATCCCTTACCGCTGTTCGCATCATACCTATATTGAAAAAAAGTGGCTATTATATATCGGCTCACTAA
- a CDS encoding sigma 54-interacting transcriptional regulator, translated as MVKRKLRSIILKEDKKEPLTDMQLGEKLLVSREYITSLRKELDILDSRDRKKRYICEEIVQLLQANKTLSYREITSTIKARGYKLSRYLVVKYLEEIKEANNNLCEIKRDVIPKEMKDSRPENLKYTSFENLVGEGGSLEIQIQQAKAAVLYPPNGLHCLILGETGVGKSELAEAMYKFSVESGRLTKDSPFIVFNCADYAENPQLLISHLFGSLKGAYTGALSDRKGLIEQADGGILFLDEVHRLTSEGQEMLFQLIDKGCFRRLGESDCTRQAQVQLIAATTENIETSLLATFKRRIPMIIEVPSLNTRPLNERLKLIKNFFGYESTRMNAPIHVSLDVMKSYLLYECFGNIGQLKSDIQVACAKSFLTYVMEKEECVKIDVRDLNLHVKKGLMKINSMRTDIESLVWRDFKFSPKQYNKMVEIENDLYSFPKEFYSDIEKNYTEYAKQGLNTEEINQIIGIEIERRLQNVIKHVKDNLHPLSTDEIAKVVGVEIISLVEELLKLAENTLGEMDPSIFYCLAIHLNATFNRVKQGREIINPNLDEIKRKYGIEYAVALEMVQHIKKYYGTNLPEDEVGFIALYLRGNKQEEEAKVGIVIVTHGTVSIGMLEIANKLLNMNHGKAVVMTLEENPSDVLERLTTVVEEADEGKGIVMLVDMGSLLTLGEMISEKTGIYIETIDRVDTVMVIEAIRRSILPGATSKDVVYAVENLNYTFKKARVDSKVLKRKKAIITVCLTGEGVALQCGSHLKKIFGEKLNNIELIHMGVIGKRDLHKQIQETISTYEIIAIIGSIDPKYHGIPFISLEALFNQSGKNQMFSLIEHHNKQGGMITHSGLIPKVVKDAKCIMLTEEHDKKQVLKNICNTLLQEGYVRAGYYEAVMERENMGSYIINQKVALPHADSSYVNHPVIVVAKTAKPIFWDDENKVSLICLLALDIDGKDGVRFLFNKFNNEKFTTKIGQAQTEEDIREALLNESY; from the coding sequence ATGGTGAAGAGAAAGCTTCGAAGTATTATTTTAAAAGAAGATAAAAAAGAACCACTTACGGATATGCAGTTAGGCGAAAAATTATTGGTAAGTAGAGAATATATAACTTCATTACGTAAAGAATTAGATATTTTAGATTCTCGAGATCGTAAAAAAAGATACATATGTGAAGAGATTGTCCAACTTCTCCAAGCGAATAAAACCTTATCTTATCGTGAAATCACAAGCACAATAAAGGCTAGAGGATATAAATTATCCCGTTATCTTGTGGTCAAATATTTAGAAGAAATCAAAGAAGCGAACAACAATCTTTGTGAAATCAAGCGAGATGTAATTCCAAAGGAGATGAAAGATAGCCGTCCTGAAAATCTAAAATATACATCCTTCGAAAATCTAGTTGGCGAAGGTGGAAGTTTAGAAATTCAAATACAACAAGCGAAAGCAGCAGTGCTATATCCGCCCAATGGTCTTCATTGCTTAATTTTAGGAGAAACAGGTGTCGGAAAAAGTGAACTTGCTGAAGCCATGTATAAATTTTCGGTTGAAAGTGGCAGATTGACAAAGGATTCACCTTTTATTGTATTTAACTGCGCAGACTACGCAGAGAATCCACAACTCCTTATCTCTCACTTATTTGGGAGTCTAAAAGGAGCTTATACAGGCGCATTGAGTGATCGAAAAGGCCTAATTGAACAAGCAGACGGAGGAATATTATTTTTAGATGAAGTACACCGTCTCACATCTGAGGGGCAGGAAATGCTATTCCAGCTGATAGACAAAGGATGTTTTCGAAGACTCGGAGAGTCTGATTGTACTAGGCAGGCGCAAGTTCAATTAATCGCCGCCACAACTGAAAATATTGAAACATCCCTGCTAGCCACATTTAAAAGAAGAATTCCTATGATTATTGAAGTGCCTTCTTTAAATACAAGACCCTTAAATGAAAGGTTAAAATTAATTAAAAACTTCTTTGGCTATGAATCAACAAGAATGAATGCGCCAATCCACGTCTCCTTAGATGTCATGAAATCCTATTTATTATATGAATGCTTTGGTAATATAGGACAGTTGAAAAGTGACATACAGGTTGCTTGTGCAAAAAGCTTTTTGACTTACGTAATGGAAAAAGAAGAATGCGTAAAAATCGATGTACGAGATTTGAATCTGCATGTTAAAAAAGGTCTAATGAAAATAAATAGCATGAGGACTGATATCGAAAGTCTCGTGTGGCGGGATTTTAAGTTTAGTCCAAAACAATACAATAAAATGGTTGAAATTGAAAATGATCTCTATAGTTTTCCAAAAGAATTTTATAGTGACATCGAAAAAAACTATACAGAATATGCCAAGCAAGGTTTAAATACAGAGGAAATTAACCAAATTATTGGGATTGAAATAGAAAGAAGATTACAGAATGTCATCAAACATGTAAAGGACAACTTACATCCATTATCTACGGATGAGATTGCGAAAGTGGTAGGCGTTGAGATTATTTCCTTAGTAGAAGAGCTTTTGAAACTTGCAGAAAATACGTTAGGGGAAATGGACCCTTCCATATTTTATTGTTTAGCAATTCATCTGAATGCCACTTTTAATCGCGTTAAGCAAGGTCGAGAAATTATTAACCCTAATCTAGATGAAATAAAAAGAAAGTATGGCATTGAATATGCAGTTGCTTTGGAAATGGTACAGCATATAAAAAAATACTATGGAACAAATCTACCAGAAGATGAGGTTGGATTTATTGCTTTATATCTAAGAGGTAATAAACAGGAAGAGGAAGCTAAAGTTGGTATTGTTATTGTTACCCATGGAACTGTGAGCATCGGTATGTTGGAAATTGCCAACAAGCTGCTGAATATGAACCATGGAAAAGCAGTTGTGATGACATTAGAAGAAAATCCTAGTGACGTATTAGAACGGCTTACGACGGTTGTAGAAGAGGCAGATGAAGGAAAAGGCATTGTAATGCTAGTAGATATGGGTTCTTTATTAACATTAGGAGAAATGATTTCGGAGAAAACAGGCATCTATATAGAGACAATTGATCGCGTAGATACAGTGATGGTCATTGAAGCGATTCGGCGGAGCATTTTACCTGGTGCCACTAGCAAAGATGTCGTCTATGCAGTAGAAAATTTGAATTATACCTTTAAGAAGGCCAGAGTTGATAGCAAAGTCTTAAAACGGAAAAAAGCGATTATCACCGTTTGTTTAACCGGCGAAGGAGTTGCACTGCAATGCGGCAGTCATTTGAAAAAAATATTTGGCGAAAAATTAAATAATATCGAATTGATTCACATGGGGGTTATTGGGAAAAGAGACCTACATAAACAAATACAAGAAACGATAAGTACCTATGAAATTATTGCGATAATTGGAAGTATAGATCCAAAATATCATGGAATTCCCTTTATATCATTAGAAGCGTTATTTAACCAAAGTGGTAAAAATCAAATGTTTAGCCTAATCGAACATCACAATAAACAAGGCGGAATGATAACACATAGCGGCCTGATTCCCAAAGTAGTAAAGGATGCTAAGTGTATCATGTTGACGGAAGAGCATGATAAAAAACAAGTACTTAAAAACATTTGCAATACGTTACTACAAGAAGGGTACGTAAGAGCTGGCTATTACGAAGCAGTTATGGAGCGAGAGAATATGGGCAGTTATATCATAAACCAAAAGGTTGCATTGCCCCATGCCGATAGCAGCTACGTAAATCATCCTGTAATTGTTGTTGCAAAAACAGCGAAACCAATTTTCTGGGATG